AGGATGAAGAGGGGACTGACCTTGTTGAGGGCGACAATGAAGGGACACTTCTTCTCTTTCAGCAGGTTGATGGACTCAAGCGTTTGAGGCTCGAGGCCGTGCATGATGTCGACCACGAGGATGGCGATGTCGCACAGAGAGCTGCCTCTGTTCCTCAGGTTACTGAACGGATAGTAGATAATTGccaaatatattgttttaaaatacaaaaaaatatggaatttttttttttttaaataacaaggATACATGTCTTCCAGACTGTGATACTGAGGTTTGGACCTGTGTTACCTGAAGGACTCGTGTCCAGGTGTGTCGATGATCAGCATGCCGGGGATCCGCAGGTTTTCTctctcaaactgcacaaacgACACTCGAGTTATTTTAGTCACAACGACCccattcatataaaaacattaataacagCATTACTATAACGCCATATAAAACACCGCCGTACGTTTTTAACCATCTTGGTCTGCTCCTCGATCGTctcttttgggacatttgtggCTCCGATCTGCTGAGTGATTCCTCCGGCCTCTCCGTCCTGAACATGAGTGTGTcgcagctacacacacacacacacacacacacacacacacacactgttactaCAGCATCAGAAAACACAGTCCACCTTCGCTACATCAGCTAACAGTTGTTATAAGCACAGTCAGTAAACAGTAAACCAGTCTAACACCATAACAgtctgctaacagctaacgaTAACAgtctgctaacagctaacgaAACAgtctgctaacagctaacgaTAACAgtctgctaacagctaacgaTAACAGTCTGCTAATTTAATaggctgctaacagctaacaaaTAAACAGTCAGCTAACAGTAAATAATAGGGCAATAAATAGTGAACAGCTATCGAAATAAGTAACAGTAAAAAATTAGCTAAACTATAAAATGGctaacagtaaaaataacagtaaacagtaaacaacaTCAATGGGCAATTAAATAGTGAACAAACAGTAGAAAAAATTAGTCAAActataaatgacaaaacaataaacagtaaacagtcaAGTAAACAGTTAATAAATAGTAATCAGACAGTAAAGAatcaataaacagaaaatattgaaCAATAAAAACTACACAGTAAAgaggaaacaacaaaaagtaaacagtGAGCGTCACCTTGTCGAGGATCTTGGTCTTCCCCGTGTCCACGTGTCCGAGCACACAGACCACCGGAGCTCTCAGTCTGTCCAGGTCCACGTTCTTCAGGTTCTCCGCTCTCCGTTTCTATGGAAACACACGGAAACACGTTGTCAGTCAGAGACGGCGTACAGAGGAGACGAGCTCCAACTCCTCCCGAGCTCCTCTCACCTCGATCCTCCTCTTTGCCCGGTCGTACCGCCGCTCCTCCTTGGTCCTGCCGTCATCCTCGTCGCTCTCGCTGCTCTCGTCCTCGCTCTCCTTCGCCGCCCTCCTCTTCCCCTGACTCACCGCCGTCGTCGCgacctccttctccttctcttcctcactctcctcctcgtcgtcctcctcctcatcttcctcctcgtcctcctcctcctcttcgtcctcctcctcgtcctcctcgtcttcctcgCTGCCCGTAGGCTGAGGTGGAGCCGTGACGTCCTCCTTCACCTCGATGTGGACTTTCTTCAGCTCTGAAAAGTTTAAACACTGCTGTCACTTTCTGTGAAAATAAACGCtgtacaaaaatgtcaaatcacTCTTGAGGACAAGGATTGTGATAAATTTCTGGTTTTAGTttctgagctgtttttatttttaggtttctTTTATATGAATGATTGAATATTTTGGAGGTTTTGACCCCTGATCGGATACAATAAGATATTTAAAGATTTTGGGATACAGGAAAAAGGGATGGATACTTTGCCTAAGAGGACattcgtgccaaatttgaggaaattccctcaaggggTTCTtcagatatcacgttcacaagaataagatggatgcaaggtcacggtgacctatgaccaccaaaatctaatcagttcattgttgattccaagtggatgtttgtgccaaattttagtcAAAATTATCTGAAGAATTCAAAAGAGTTCAAAATCCATTAACTGTTAGGGCCCGCCTTaatatcacacactcacatcgctctgcgcacaaaatgcacttctcAAAATCAGGCTGTAAAAATTATAAACcgtcaaaattattattttattatcttaattTTCAAACCAGCTCcagtcatgatgccactatgtttttagatttaagaaaacacaaaaaatgaattattttcaatatactacatgcataTTTGGCacactgactgtgacaggtcacctagtggaaatagcatgtatttcctccatatgccaaatatggtcaaaatgacctcatcaggtggaaaatagtcaaaatgacaaattcagagtcaaaagcccagaatgacacccagaaataatacaagtcctgtttttctgctctgatggctgtgggatcaaaaatgtcagtttgaatgggtttcaatggagcatttttggacctgaacagtctgaatgtaactatttagtttccacagtgtattttagacttattgtaggagctgagctgcaaattcactgattacactcaaatacacaatctggactacatttaggacacatgcatcaacacacacacagttatcacaacaggaagaagaaaagagactaaaatgaacataaacagtcactaaagggttaatcaccGGTAGAAATTAAAGAGCGCTCTGG
Above is a genomic segment from Plectropomus leopardus isolate mb unplaced genomic scaffold, YSFRI_Pleo_2.0 unplaced_scaffold2046, whole genome shotgun sequence containing:
- the LOC121965538 gene encoding eukaryotic translation initiation factor 5B-like; translation: TSEVTSPTSETPEPVAMETEAETPAAAEPEVKPEAAVDDWEAIATDEEKELKKVHIEVKEDVTAPPQPTGSEEDEEDEEEDEEEEEDEEEDEEEDDEEESEEEKEKEVATTAVSQGKRRAAKESEDESSESDEDDGRTKEERRYDRAKRRIEKRRAENLKNVDLDRLRAPVVCVLGHVDTGKTKILDKLRHTHVQDGEAGGITQQIGATNVPKETIEEQTKMVKNFERENLRIPGMLIIDTPGHESFSNLRNRGSSLCDIAILVVDIMHGLEPQTLESINLLKEKKCPFIVALNKIDRLYDWKKSPDTDVVTTLKKQKKNTKDEFDERAKAVIVEFAQQGLNAALFYENKDPRTFVSLVPTSAHSGDGMGNLISLLVELTQTMLARRLAHCDELRAQVMEVKALPGMGTTIDVILINGRLREGETIIVPGVEGPIVTQIRGLLLPPPLKELRVK